One Algibacter sp. L3A6 genomic region harbors:
- the uvrB gene encoding excinuclease ABC subunit UvrB yields the protein MKFKIESEFKPTGDQPNAIKQLAAGLNADEKYQTLLGVTGSGKTFTIANVIEEVQRPTLILAHNKTLAAQLYSEFKQFFPNNAVEYFVSYYDYYQPEAYIPVSGVYIEKDLSINEEIEKMRLSATSSLLSGRRDVIVIASVSCIYGIGNPVEFQKNVISLKQDQEISRTKLLHTLVQSLYSRTEADFRHGNFRIKGDTVDIFPSYADDAFRIHFFGDEIEEIESFNIQTNEIVEKYEQITIYPANMFVTSPDVLQNAISEIQDDLVKQHDYFKEIGKHLEAKRLKERTEFDLEMIRELGYCSGIENYSRYLDRRQPGTRPFCLLDYFPDDYLMVVDESHVTVSQVHAMYGGDRSRKENLVEYGFRLPAAMDNRPLKFEEFEAIQNQVIYVSATPADYELQKTDGVYVEQVIRPTGLLDPIIEIRPSLNQIDDLIEEIQIRVEKDERTLVTTLTKRMAEELTKYLDRIQIRCRYIHSDVDTLERVEIMQDLRKGLFDVLVGVNLLREGLDLPEVSLVAILDADKEGFLRSARSLTQTVGRAARNLNGRAIMYADKITKSMQKTMDETDYRREKQIAYNTKFNITPTALNKSLDNVLTKNSVSTYSYELEAAKAAEPESEYLTKGELEKKIREKRKLMEEAAKALDFLVAAKLRDEIKASQDKLEKLKN from the coding sequence ATGAAGTTTAAAATTGAATCAGAATTTAAGCCAACAGGCGATCAACCAAACGCAATTAAACAATTAGCGGCAGGTTTAAATGCCGATGAAAAATATCAAACTTTATTAGGGGTTACTGGGTCTGGTAAAACATTTACTATTGCAAATGTTATAGAAGAAGTACAACGCCCAACTCTAATTTTAGCGCATAATAAAACTTTGGCAGCGCAGTTATACTCCGAGTTTAAACAGTTTTTTCCTAATAATGCTGTTGAGTATTTTGTGTCTTATTACGATTATTATCAACCAGAAGCTTACATTCCTGTTTCTGGAGTGTACATCGAAAAAGATTTATCTATAAATGAAGAAATAGAGAAAATGCGTTTAAGCGCAACCTCTTCCCTACTTTCTGGACGTCGTGATGTTATTGTTATTGCATCGGTATCTTGTATTTACGGTATTGGAAACCCTGTCGAATTTCAGAAAAACGTAATTTCATTAAAGCAAGATCAAGAAATTTCACGAACCAAACTCCTTCATACCCTAGTACAAAGTTTATATTCTAGAACCGAAGCCGATTTTAGACATGGAAATTTCAGAATAAAAGGTGATACTGTCGATATTTTTCCGAGTTATGCGGATGATGCTTTTAGAATACACTTTTTTGGAGATGAGATTGAAGAAATCGAGTCTTTCAATATTCAAACTAATGAAATTGTTGAAAAATACGAACAAATAACTATTTATCCTGCAAACATGTTTGTAACATCTCCCGATGTTTTGCAAAATGCCATTTCGGAAATTCAGGATGATTTAGTTAAGCAGCACGATTATTTTAAAGAAATAGGCAAACATCTTGAAGCCAAACGTCTAAAAGAACGCACAGAATTCGATTTAGAAATGATACGCGAATTAGGCTACTGTTCTGGTATTGAAAACTATTCGCGCTATTTAGACCGCAGACAGCCAGGAACACGACCTTTCTGTTTACTCGATTATTTTCCAGACGATTATTTAATGGTTGTAGACGAAAGTCACGTTACCGTTTCTCAAGTTCACGCCATGTATGGTGGTGATAGAAGTCGAAAAGAAAATTTAGTAGAATACGGCTTTAGATTACCTGCCGCTATGGACAACAGACCTTTAAAATTTGAAGAGTTTGAAGCCATACAAAACCAAGTAATATACGTAAGTGCCACACCAGCCGATTACGAATTACAGAAAACCGATGGTGTTTATGTAGAGCAAGTTATTAGACCTACCGGACTTTTAGACCCTATTATTGAAATTAGACCAAGTTTAAATCAAATTGATGATTTAATTGAAGAAATACAAATACGTGTAGAAAAAGATGAGCGTACTTTGGTTACCACACTTACCAAACGTATGGCAGAGGAGTTAACCAAATATTTAGACCGTATTCAAATACGTTGTCGTTACATCCATAGTGATGTTGATACTTTGGAGCGTGTTGAAATTATGCAAGATTTACGTAAAGGCTTATTTGATGTTTTGGTTGGTGTAAACTTACTTCGTGAAGGTTTAGATTTACCAGAAGTATCTCTAGTCGCTATTTTAGATGCCGATAAAGAAGGCTTCTTGCGTTCGGCAAGATCTTTAACGCAAACCGTTGGTCGTGCCGCTAGAAACCTTAACGGAAGAGCCATAATGTATGCAGATAAAATCACTAAAAGTATGCAGAAAACGATGGACGAAACCGATTACCGTCGTGAGAAACAAATTGCCTACAATACCAAATTCAACATCACACCAACAGCACTAAACAAAAGTTTAGATAATGTATTAACCAAAAATTCGGTAAGTACTTACAGTTATGAGCTAGAAGCTGCTAAAGCCGCTGAGCCAGAGAGTGAGTATTTAACCAAAGGTGAATTAGAAAAGAAAATTAGAGAGAAACGCAAACTTATGGAAGAAGCTGCAAAAGCATTAGACTTTTTAGTTGCAGCTAAACTACGTGACGAAATTAAAGCATCTCAAGATAAACTAGAAAAGCTAAAGAATTAA
- a CDS encoding T9SS type B sorting domain-containing protein, whose amino-acid sequence MAFLKKVSFLVIFLFSLSGFAQLSKTHFIPPLTSANPDNSAPLDQYIYVSTPSATNVSYTITPIGQPASAYITGIVSNASPQVISLGSGNGQLFIPSSQTSTVVNNRGYIVEAEGVIYVSVRMNAGNNAQAGALVSKGAAALGQTFRVGSYTNENPQDNYLNFVSVMATEDNTEVIFSDLPTGLIIENYSGTTPITTTLNKGESYTIATNSNESTINKDGLIGALINADKPIVVNCGSANGSFHNGNGRDYGIDQIVGLDKVGTEYIFVKGGGSNNWENILLVAHYNNTSVSINGNTAVVTINAGDYYLIEGDQYLNGNMYVETSQPVFAYQGVGATTNEANQGMYFVPPLSCETRGNLNNIAAIESIGSTIFDGGISIVTKVGATVTVNNTALSNFSTTGPIAVTGKPDYVTYKVLGLTGNISVQSTDELYCAYFNSNGSATSGSFYSGFPTPPEINFNAVFETLGNCIPNVTLEVANMGNFDSVEWFFDDGSSSGYTSTGATSLQYTPTLSGTYKLVGQLLCSGLTLESLEVPVSICPDDVDSDGIPDNIDIDNDNDGILNCSESYGNQIINLSNINSGIIPVGSYSFTGNTTVIDNTAATPISGTNDGVFISDTSPKNGNPESSITYQLNFNHALNLLIDYPSNTFTGGGTLGTNQEFIIRVPNTRTITLLDTDDQLLIDTNFDGVYETGITQISAFEIRFKPASTLAFGTGTFSFSANGVDQITYIHKNISDTNSNQAAFQIAATCVGKDNDLDGIEDSLDLDSDNDGIPDFIENQGQFAALSNIDADSNGLDDVYDITALPIDTDNDGVTDYHDLDSDNDGIYDLVETGVLGTNLSDSDLNGIDDSPNFGTNGWADTAETSADSNQIGYTLSDFDNDTVFSYIDLDADGDTCFDVIEAGFSDANTDNYLGDTATITVDINGLVTNASDGYTLPNSNYSTIAPLSITTQPLDVTVCESYDASITVNSDEAETFQWEISTDGTTWNTVVDDTSYSNSQTTTLTIINTPLTFNNNQYRLKLDRTGNSCGLYSESMSLTVNTLPTVNTPVVLIQCDDDDPSTLGYSYFNLTEANDEISSNAINETFSYYLTEASAKLGDETSPDFIADPTTFINRTISNDIVWSRVENALNCGNIAEIQLNVSTTIIPSSLSITFNQCDDFLDIDGNDTANNNQRDGIATFDFSSVNTTLLSLIPAGQNPLPPRYYRNEADALAEINEITDISNYRNIGYPNSQIIYVRVDSSISNDCLGLGGHILLTVETLPIANPVTITRACDDDSDGAYPFDTSNLESDILGTQNRANFNISYFDTAGDPLLYSDGTPVISPISSTFLTSNQTITIRVTNATSSAPDGPCFDETAVEFIVDESPIANPITPIIVCDGEVGDIDDDGIFPFDTSNFSSTVLGAQTGMNINYTYLDESGLSVTNSSLPNPLNSESQNILVEVTNSANTNCIAITTIELVVNPLPDFTVDSPLIVCTSDPTFSVNLDPIEASVIDSFTYEWYFEDGTFLSNQPTLDNVSVAGTYTVTLTKTDGTGCSRTRDIIVTASESANITQDDVTIVDISNNNSVTIDTKNLGSGDYEYALRDEGSNFITYQAEPVFTNVRPGFYTIYVKDDVCGTTELDISVIGYAKFFTPNGDSYNDYWQVKGLNAQTQPNSLIFIYDRYGKLLKQFLAGSTGWDGTFNGNPLPSDDYWFNVQLEDGRHFSGHFTLKR is encoded by the coding sequence TTGGCGTTTTTAAAAAAAGTATCATTTTTAGTTATATTTCTTTTCTCTTTATCAGGTTTTGCTCAATTAAGTAAAACACACTTTATACCACCTTTAACATCTGCAAATCCAGATAATTCAGCTCCTTTAGATCAATATATTTATGTATCGACACCTTCGGCAACAAATGTATCATATACTATCACGCCTATCGGTCAGCCAGCATCAGCATATATAACGGGCATTGTTTCTAATGCATCACCTCAAGTAATATCACTTGGTTCTGGTAATGGACAGTTATTTATTCCTTCATCACAAACAAGTACCGTTGTTAACAATCGTGGATACATTGTTGAAGCCGAAGGAGTAATTTATGTTTCGGTTAGAATGAATGCTGGTAATAATGCACAAGCAGGAGCTTTAGTTAGTAAAGGAGCAGCTGCTCTTGGTCAAACTTTTAGAGTCGGAAGTTATACCAACGAGAATCCACAAGATAATTACCTCAACTTTGTTTCCGTAATGGCGACAGAAGATAATACTGAAGTTATATTTAGCGATTTGCCAACTGGTTTAATTATTGAAAATTATTCTGGAACAACACCTATAACAACAACTTTAAACAAAGGAGAAAGTTATACAATAGCAACAAATAGCAACGAAAGCACGATTAACAAAGATGGGTTAATTGGAGCTTTAATTAATGCTGACAAACCCATTGTTGTAAACTGCGGATCTGCAAATGGTAGTTTCCATAACGGAAACGGTAGAGATTATGGTATCGATCAAATTGTGGGTCTAGATAAAGTAGGCACCGAATATATTTTTGTAAAAGGAGGAGGTAGTAATAATTGGGAAAATATTCTACTTGTAGCACACTACAATAATACTTCTGTAAGTATAAATGGTAATACAGCCGTTGTTACTATTAATGCAGGAGATTATTATTTAATTGAAGGCGACCAATATCTCAATGGTAATATGTATGTAGAAACCTCTCAGCCCGTTTTTGCTTATCAAGGAGTTGGAGCTACAACTAACGAAGCTAACCAAGGTATGTATTTTGTACCACCATTAAGTTGCGAAACACGTGGTAATCTAAATAATATTGCAGCTATTGAATCTATAGGAAGTACCATTTTCGATGGAGGAATTTCTATTGTTACCAAGGTTGGAGCAACAGTTACTGTTAATAATACTGCTTTAAGTAATTTTTCTACAACCGGCCCAATTGCAGTTACAGGAAAACCGGACTACGTAACATATAAAGTGTTAGGCTTAACCGGAAACATTTCTGTTCAAAGTACAGACGAATTGTACTGCGCCTATTTTAACTCTAATGGTTCTGCAACTTCGGGAAGTTTTTATTCAGGTTTCCCTACACCTCCTGAAATTAATTTTAACGCTGTTTTTGAAACTTTAGGAAACTGTATCCCAAACGTAACATTAGAAGTTGCTAATATGGGTAATTTTGATAGTGTTGAATGGTTTTTTGATGATGGTTCTAGCAGTGGTTACACTTCAACAGGAGCGACTTCGCTTCAATACACACCTACACTTTCTGGAACCTATAAACTTGTTGGCCAATTATTATGCTCCGGTCTTACTCTCGAATCTCTAGAGGTACCTGTTAGTATATGCCCAGATGACGTGGATAGTGATGGCATTCCTGACAATATCGATATTGACAATGATAACGATGGTATTTTAAACTGTTCCGAATCTTATGGCAATCAAATTATAAATTTATCAAATATTAACAGTGGTATTATTCCAGTAGGATCATATTCTTTTACAGGAAACACAACAGTAATTGACAACACAGCTGCAACTCCAATTTCAGGAACTAACGATGGTGTTTTCATCAGTGATACATCTCCTAAAAACGGGAATCCAGAAAGTAGTATAACCTACCAACTTAATTTTAATCACGCTCTTAATTTACTCATAGACTATCCTAGTAACACCTTTACAGGTGGTGGCACACTCGGTACCAATCAAGAATTTATTATCCGTGTACCTAATACAAGAACTATTACTCTTTTAGATACTGATGATCAACTTTTAATAGACACTAATTTTGATGGCGTTTACGAAACAGGAATCACCCAAATTTCAGCTTTTGAAATTCGATTTAAACCAGCATCAACACTAGCTTTTGGAACAGGAACGTTCAGTTTTTCAGCAAATGGTGTAGACCAGATAACTTACATTCATAAAAACATTTCAGATACTAATAGTAACCAAGCCGCTTTTCAAATTGCTGCAACTTGCGTTGGAAAAGATAATGACTTAGACGGCATAGAAGACAGTTTAGATTTAGATAGTGATAACGATGGTATTCCAGATTTTATAGAAAACCAAGGTCAATTTGCAGCGTTGTCTAATATTGATGCAGATTCTAACGGATTGGATGATGTTTATGACATTACAGCATTACCAATAGACACAGACAACGATGGTGTAACTGATTATCATGATTTAGATAGTGATAATGATGGTATTTATGATTTAGTTGAAACGGGTGTATTAGGCACAAATTTATCCGATAGCGATTTAAACGGTATTGATGATAGCCCTAACTTTGGAACAAACGGATGGGCAGATACCGCAGAAACCTCAGCTGACAGTAACCAAATAGGATATACTCTAAGTGATTTTGACAACGACACTGTATTTAGCTATATTGATTTAGATGCCGACGGAGATACATGTTTCGATGTTATTGAGGCCGGGTTTTCAGATGCAAATACGGATAACTACCTTGGAGACACTGCAACGATTACAGTAGACATTAACGGACTAGTAACTAATGCTTCAGACGGATACACGCTTCCTAATTCAAATTATTCAACTATTGCTCCCTTATCGATTACAACTCAACCTCTCGATGTTACCGTTTGTGAATCTTATGATGCTTCTATTACAGTAAATTCAGATGAGGCTGAAACATTTCAATGGGAAATAAGTACTGATGGCACCACTTGGAACACCGTTGTTGATGATACCAGTTACAGCAACTCACAAACCACAACTCTAACTATTATTAATACACCTTTAACATTTAACAACAATCAATACCGTCTAAAATTAGATAGAACGGGAAATAGCTGTGGCTTATATTCAGAAAGTATGTCCCTTACTGTAAATACACTACCTACAGTAAATACACCTGTTGTTTTAATTCAATGTGACGACGACGATCCATCAACACTTGGTTATAGTTATTTCAATTTAACCGAAGCTAATGATGAAATTTCATCAAATGCTATAAACGAAACATTCAGCTATTATTTAACTGAAGCTTCCGCTAAATTAGGAGATGAGACGAGCCCTGATTTTATTGCAGACCCAACTACTTTTATAAATAGAACAATTAGTAACGATATAGTTTGGTCCAGGGTCGAAAATGCACTTAACTGCGGGAATATTGCAGAAATTCAACTTAATGTTTCAACTACAATAATCCCTTCCAGCCTATCCATTACGTTTAATCAATGTGATGATTTTCTTGATATTGACGGAAATGATACAGCAAACAATAACCAAAGAGATGGTATAGCCACATTCGATTTTAGTAGTGTAAATACAACTTTATTAAGTTTAATTCCTGCTGGACAAAACCCTTTACCACCAAGATATTATAGAAATGAAGCAGATGCTTTAGCAGAAATAAATGAAATTACAGATATCTCGAATTACAGAAATATTGGGTATCCAAATTCGCAAATAATTTACGTACGTGTAGATAGCTCTATATCTAATGATTGTTTAGGTTTAGGCGGCCATATTTTATTAACCGTAGAAACTTTACCAATTGCGAATCCTGTTACAATTACCAGAGCATGCGATGATGATTCTGATGGCGCCTACCCTTTCGATACTTCTAATTTAGAAAGCGATATTTTAGGAACACAAAACCGTGCGAATTTTAATATTTCGTATTTTGATACCGCTGGAGACCCTCTATTATATTCTGATGGCACTCCTGTTATTAGTCCAATTTCATCTACATTTCTAACAAGCAATCAAACCATAACGATTCGAGTTACAAATGCAACATCTTCGGCTCCCGACGGACCATGTTTCGATGAAACCGCAGTAGAATTTATAGTAGACGAAAGCCCTATTGCTAACCCGATAACCCCAATTATTGTATGCGATGGTGAAGTTGGAGACATTGATGATGATGGTATATTTCCTTTTGACACCTCTAACTTTTCTAGTACCGTTTTAGGAGCGCAAACCGGTATGAATATCAATTATACATATTTAGACGAATCTGGCCTTTCTGTAACAAATTCATCTTTACCAAATCCTTTAAATTCAGAATCTCAAAATATTTTAGTTGAAGTTACTAATTCGGCTAACACAAACTGTATCGCAATAACTACTATAGAATTAGTTGTAAACCCACTTCCAGATTTCACTGTAGATTCTCCCTTAATTGTTTGTACCTCAGACCCAACTTTCAGTGTAAACTTAGATCCTATTGAAGCTAGTGTAATCGATAGTTTTACTTACGAGTGGTATTTTGAGGATGGTACATTTTTATCTAACCAGCCTACTCTAGACAATGTATCTGTTGCCGGAACATATACGGTAACGCTTACTAAAACAGATGGAACAGGATGCTCACGCACACGTGATATTATAGTTACAGCTTCGGAGTCTGCAAATATTACTCAAGACGATGTTACTATTGTAGATATCTCTAACAACAACTCCGTTACTATCGATACTAAAAATTTAGGTTCTGGAGATTATGAGTATGCCTTACGCGATGAGGGCTCAAACTTTATTACTTACCAAGCAGAACCCGTGTTTACAAATGTACGTCCAGGCTTTTACACCATTTATGTAAAGGATGATGTTTGCGGAACTACAGAATTAGATATTTCGGTAATTGGCTATGCTAAATTCTTTACACCAAACGGCGATAGTTATAATGATTATTGGCAAGTAAAAGGCTTAAACGCTCAAACACAACCAAACTCGTTAATCTTTATTTACGATCGTTATGGAAAACTACTTAAACAATTCTTAGCAGGTTCAACAGGTTGGGATGGTACATTTAATGGAAATCCTTTACCTTCTGATGATTATTGGTTTAATGTTCAGCTAGAAGATGGACGACATTTTAGCGGACATTTCACTTTAAAAAGATAA
- a CDS encoding GIN domain-containing protein — MKQKSLTLLIVISICFLGQAQSVEKVKGNRNVTIQQTPVNSFKTVIVDEDFEIDLVYSKEPYVEIETDENLHEFFVLNVRDSVLNIDLTKRVTSKKRLNIKIAYDDFLTTIETRDDAEVHGLSTINADNMTLITSGNSEAGLTIKTENFNFEGLDKSKTKLNVTAKTSKVILNGNSRLEALINSPILKADLYQRANAEIEGSCDNLTLRTDNNAQFTGKNFTIKNCDLISEIASEAILEVTDTIAVEISGASSLYLYNDPQIIVNKLANTSKIQKKVK; from the coding sequence ATGAAACAAAAATCCCTTACACTACTAATAGTAATAAGTATTTGTTTTTTGGGCCAAGCCCAAAGTGTAGAAAAAGTAAAAGGTAATAGAAATGTAACAATACAACAAACTCCCGTAAACTCTTTTAAAACCGTTATAGTTGATGAAGATTTTGAAATTGATTTAGTTTACTCCAAAGAACCATATGTTGAAATAGAGACTGATGAAAACTTGCATGAGTTTTTTGTTCTTAACGTTAGAGATAGCGTACTTAATATCGATTTAACAAAACGTGTTACCTCAAAAAAAAGATTGAACATAAAAATTGCTTACGATGATTTTTTAACAACCATTGAAACTCGCGATGATGCGGAAGTACATGGTCTATCTACAATTAATGCAGATAACATGACATTAATTACATCGGGTAATTCTGAAGCTGGGCTGACAATAAAAACGGAAAACTTCAATTTTGAAGGATTAGATAAATCTAAAACGAAATTGAATGTAACTGCAAAAACATCTAAAGTTATTTTAAACGGAAACAGCAGATTAGAAGCTTTAATCAATTCACCAATTTTGAAAGCCGATTTATATCAAAGAGCAAATGCTGAAATTGAAGGTAGCTGTGATAACTTAACACTTAGAACAGACAATAACGCACAGTTTACAGGTAAAAACTTCACTATTAAAAATTGTGATTTAATTTCTGAAATTGCTAGTGAAGCCATATTAGAAGTTACAGATACTATAGCTGTAGAAATTTCTGGAGCAAGTTCGCTGTATCTTTACAATGATCCTCAAATTATTGTAAACAAACTAGCGAACACATCTAAAATTCAGAAAAAAGTAAAATAA
- a CDS encoding head GIN domain-containing protein, which translates to MATLTKIIVTTLLSLCLFSCNFNINMHSGVKGNGNVKTETRMVTEPFSTIKATEGLDVYLTQSDNESIIVETDENLQELIITEVVDGVLKIHTAESIGKSVAKKVTVSFKTIANIIATSGSDVVSTNTITVEELDLKTTSGSDMSLKLNTKVLNCKSTSGSDLNLSGKTEKLNAEATSGSDIEAEELIAQYSNVKVTSGADISVNTEKILVAKATSGGDIKYYGDPEKVDKSKNSSGNITKK; encoded by the coding sequence ATGGCAACTCTAACAAAAATTATAGTCACAACACTTTTAAGTTTATGCTTATTCTCGTGTAACTTCAACATCAACATGCATTCTGGCGTTAAAGGAAATGGTAACGTAAAAACAGAAACTCGAATGGTTACCGAACCGTTTTCAACCATTAAAGCCACCGAAGGCTTAGACGTTTACCTTACACAAAGTGACAACGAAAGTATTATTGTTGAAACCGATGAAAATTTACAAGAGCTTATTATTACTGAAGTTGTAGATGGTGTTTTAAAAATCCATACTGCAGAAAGCATTGGTAAATCTGTTGCAAAAAAAGTAACGGTAAGTTTTAAAACAATCGCTAATATTATAGCAACTAGTGGTAGTGATGTGGTATCGACCAACACTATTACAGTAGAAGAACTAGATTTAAAAACAACAAGCGGTAGCGATATGTCTTTAAAACTAAACACCAAAGTTTTAAACTGTAAATCTACAAGTGGAAGCGATTTAAATTTATCTGGCAAAACAGAAAAACTTAATGCAGAAGCGACTAGCGGAAGTGATATTGAAGCCGAAGAACTTATTGCACAATACAGTAATGTAAAAGTTACTAGCGGTGCAGATATAAGTGTAAACACCGAAAAAATATTAGTTGCCAAAGCTACAAGCGGTGGTGATATCAAATATTATGGTGATCCGGAAAAAGTAGATAAATCGAAAAACTCTTCAGGAAACATAACTAAGAAGTAA
- a CDS encoding PspC domain-containing protein: protein MNKTVNINLAGIFFHIDEDAYIKLQRYLEAIKRSFTDSQGRSEIIADIEARIAELFNERVQMDRQVIRVKEVDEVISIMGQPEDYLVDDEIFEDEPQPTPRRKKSSSRKLFRDTNNSYIGGVSAGLAHYLGIDAIWIRLVWVLLFFGFGTGILLYILLWVLVPEAKTTAEKIMMTGEPVNISNIEKKIKDGFENVSETVTDVAKNVSDSVSNATKNIDFEKQGSRIKSTSRSFFEAIGDIIMFFFKVIAKFIGVLLIFIGAAALIALIIGLFSVGVANFVHIPGLDLVDIVNAGETPIWFVSLLTLFAVGIPFFFLFYLGLKILVNNLKSIGNVAKFTLLGLWIISVIGLIVIGIRQASEHAFDETYIEKTELPITAIDTLSIKMVGNDNLSSSFYRDHSDFKLAHDDEGNKIIYSSDIDIRVKSTTDSVITVALEKSADGRDYQKARTRAKNIDYNFELKNNVLLLNSYFTTDPKNKFSDQKVDVVLYIPENMVVNFKKNTEPFIYYRNYDGNIIRRQHVNQDLKILDNEVECLDCPVEENEDMEIEINMPNIKINEDGIEVRSDQNHLKINENGIKAESDEVKLNIDKNGIHINTED, encoded by the coding sequence ATGAATAAAACAGTAAATATAAATTTAGCAGGTATATTTTTTCATATTGATGAAGATGCTTACATAAAACTGCAACGTTACCTGGAGGCTATTAAACGTTCGTTTACAGACTCGCAAGGTCGATCGGAGATTATAGCTGATATTGAAGCGCGAATTGCCGAGCTTTTTAACGAACGCGTGCAAATGGACCGCCAAGTGATTAGAGTAAAAGAAGTGGACGAAGTAATCTCTATTATGGGCCAACCGGAAGATTATTTGGTGGACGATGAGATTTTTGAAGATGAACCGCAACCCACACCTAGAAGGAAAAAATCGAGTTCTAGAAAGTTATTTCGTGATACTAACAACTCTTATATCGGTGGCGTATCTGCTGGGTTAGCTCATTATTTAGGTATAGATGCTATTTGGATTCGTTTGGTCTGGGTTTTATTATTTTTTGGATTTGGAACAGGGATTCTACTTTATATTTTACTTTGGGTATTAGTACCTGAAGCTAAAACAACGGCAGAAAAAATAATGATGACTGGCGAACCGGTTAACATTAGTAACATTGAAAAAAAAATTAAAGACGGTTTTGAAAACGTATCGGAAACGGTGACGGATGTTGCTAAAAATGTTTCAGATTCGGTATCTAACGCGACAAAAAATATCGATTTCGAAAAACAAGGTAGTAGAATAAAATCGACTTCTAGATCGTTTTTTGAAGCTATTGGAGACATTATTATGTTCTTTTTTAAAGTGATTGCTAAATTTATTGGTGTACTCCTTATTTTTATTGGTGCCGCTGCTTTAATTGCCTTAATTATTGGCCTATTCTCGGTTGGTGTTGCCAACTTTGTGCACATACCTGGTTTAGATTTGGTGGATATTGTTAATGCTGGCGAAACACCTATTTGGTTTGTTTCTCTACTTACACTATTTGCTGTTGGTATTCCTTTCTTTTTCCTGTTCTATTTAGGCTTAAAAATTTTGGTAAACAACTTAAAATCTATTGGTAATGTTGCTAAATTCACCTTACTAGGGCTTTGGATTATATCTGTAATTGGTTTAATTGTTATTGGTATTCGCCAAGCTAGCGAGCATGCTTTTGATGAAACGTATATTGAAAAAACAGAACTACCCATTACAGCTATAGATACTCTAAGTATTAAAATGGTTGGTAACGATAATTTAAGTTCGAGCTTTTACCGCGACCACAGTGATTTTAAATTAGCTCATGATGATGAAGGGAATAAAATAATTTATTCTTCGGATATTGATATTAGAGTAAAATCTACCACAGATAGTGTAATTACAGTTGCTTTAGAAAAAAGTGCCGATGGCCGCGATTACCAGAAAGCAAGAACTCGTGCTAAAAATATTGATTACAACTTCGAGCTTAAAAACAATGTTTTGCTGCTAAACTCCTATTTTACAACCGATCCAAAAAACAAGTTTAGCGACCAAAAAGTAGATGTGGTTCTTTACATTCCGGAAAACATGGTTGTAAACTTTAAGAAAAACACAGAGCCTTTTATTTATTACAGAAATTATGATGGTAATATTATTAGAAGACAACATGTAAACCAAGATCTTAAAATTCTTGACAATGAAGTTGAATGTCTAGATTGTCCTGTTGAAGAAAATGAAGACATGGAAATTGAAATTAATATGCCTAACATTAAAATAAACGAGGATGGTATTGAAGTAAGATCTGACCAGAACCATTTAAAAATAAATGAAAATGGTATTAAAGCAGAATCGGACGAAGTTAAACTCAACATTGACAAAAACGGAATACATATTAACACAGAAGATTAA
- a CDS encoding PadR family transcriptional regulator — MKIENTKAQMRKGVLEFCILSVLKDEDAYVAEILSTLKDAKLLVVEGTIYPLLTRLKNAGLLNYRWEESTSGPPRKYYGLTETGKLFLTELDTTWSELHHAVTIVTSQKPPKK; from the coding sequence ATGAAGATAGAAAACACAAAAGCACAAATGCGTAAAGGGGTATTAGAATTCTGCATACTCTCGGTTTTAAAAGACGAGGATGCTTATGTTGCCGAAATTCTAAGCACCTTAAAAGATGCAAAATTGCTGGTTGTGGAAGGTACCATTTATCCGTTGCTTACGCGACTTAAAAATGCGGGACTTTTAAACTACAGATGGGAAGAATCGACCTCTGGACCACCACGGAAATATTATGGCTTAACCGAAACAGGCAAGCTATTTTTAACAGAATTAGACACCACTTGGAGTGAATTACACCATGCAGTAACCATAGTAACTAGCCAAAAACCACCAAAAAAATGA